The Zeugodacus cucurbitae isolate PBARC_wt_2022May chromosome 4, idZeuCucr1.2, whole genome shotgun sequence genome includes the window AAGAATAAACATTAACAATTTGATGAGATAGAATggtatttgaatataattaacTTACGTATTTGAACATGTTGAGTGTGTGTTTTAGCTTAGCTGGCTGCGTCTTCTCGAACTTGAGTTGAAAACTGTCTGATGTCACTTTGCGAATCGTCGACAACTTTTATACCCAACTGCGGCGCATTCAACTTGGTGCGAAACAAGTGTTttggtttttctatttttcaagtTCAACGCAGTTGCCCTCCAAAGACtgcattttgaatataaatattttgttaaagtaAAAATACCAAGCATTTGGACAATCTTCATTGCAATTCAATGCCACAGttttggttttcttttatttgttgtttgggTTTTGCATTACATTTTTGAACCAAATTAAAATGTATGCGCGCACTCCGCTGTAAATTACCCGAAATAGTGTTGTGCGCAAGTGCGAAGCGCCGAGGAATGCCCACCGAATTTGCTGCTTAACagtgtacacgtacatacatatacattagaGTGCTTGATCAAGTTGAAGTTTGTTTGACTAGATATGAGTCACCTCCAATATTAATATTAGGCTGCGCTTTTACATAGATTCGGGGCAAAGTCGTTTTCTTATGgtataaaagttaaattaaattggaaCTATTTACTAAACCATAATTGCATTTCCTTCAAGCAACAGTTAAGCAATCCaaataaaatgttcaaattCGTAAGTATTTAACGGAGTATGTCTTTTCcacttttagttttagttttcctAGAATtaatttctcattatttttaGACTGTTCTTCTCTTCGTGCTCATTGCCTGCGTTGCAGCCAATCCCGATATCATCGCTAACGCTCCCTTGACTTACGCTGCTCCCACCGCTGTTGTTGCCGCTCCAGCCCCCGTTGTGACCGCCACCAGCAGCCATGTAATCGCTCGCAACTACAATGGCATCGCCGCCGCCCCCGTTGTTGCCCGATATGCTGGCGCTGCTCATTTGCCGGTATCTTTGACTTCCCCACACTATGTAGCTCCGTTTGCTGCTGCCTCTTTCTTCTGGTGAAATGTATTATGATCCCAATTATGGGGTGTACCTTTGTGATGTCaatcgaaataaaatatttaatttatatacatatttaatcatgtacaaattgatttttatttatatgattcGATAAGTACATTTCCtacaaatagaaataaaattttggaaatatggCGAATGATTTCTCAATAGGAGATAACTTTCAGCTCTATAAATCTGATCCAACTATTTGGACGGGTGAAGTTGACTTTTTCGAGTCTCTAGTATTATTCAGTAGATCCATGTTTCATCGACGAAGTGAGACAGTTTCGTCGTCGTTTTTTTCATAAGCAATACTTCACTCAAGATGTGTATCAAAAACTACCGTGCGCCgagctttctggaaatagttcccaggtgagggtatcaaaaagactccgtgatgaagAATCTTAATTTGAAACTGAGATCgccaaaatattagaaatattcaagctcacttcataatccgagagaaagacatcggacaccaaagactacactcaaaaatgtaaacaaaaatatcacgtgatcttgtaatgaCATCAGGTGataagggtggggtcattgacctcactcaaaaatgtaaacaaaaatatcacgtgacctataattgacatcacgtgatcaaggtggggtatcacgtgatcttgaaattacATCACCTGATCTGTGAGGGttcaatgacctgtaaacaaaaatatcacgtgatcttgtagTTACATCACGTGATTatggtggggtcattgacctcactcaaaaatgtaaacaaaaatatcacgtgatcttgaattgacatcacgtgatccgtGATAGGTCACGTCACGTCAtacatcacgtgatcaaggtGGGATCTTGTATTTACATCACGTGATCAAAATatcttgaattgacatcacgtgttctgggcggggtcaatcacgtgatcttgtagttacatcacgtgatcaaggtggggtcattgaattcactcaaaaatgtaaacaaaaatatgacgtgatcttgaattgacatcacgtgatctctaatgggtcaatgacctgtaaacaaaaataacacgtgatcttgaattgacatcacgtgttctgggcggggtcaatgacctgttgacaaaaatatcacgggatcttgaattgacatcacgtgataggTCACGTCACGTCAtacatcacgtgatcaaggtgggatcattgacctcactcaaatatgtaaacaatCTTGTAAttacatcacgtgatcttgaattgacatcacgtgatcttgaattgacatcacgtgatctgtaATGGGTCAATgatctgtaaacaaaaataacacgtgatcttgaattgacatcacgtgttCTGGGCGGGGTCAATGAACTGttgacaaaaatatcacgtgatcttgtaattacatcacgtgatcagggtaggGTCATTTACCTCATGGGGTAACCGGGTATGATGTTAAcagaaccggaaatggggcatccggaaacggatatggataacgatattgccggaaccggaaatgaggtGGCTGAATATTGGTCACTGGAACTGAGAGTGGGGCATCTGAAAACGGAATGGGAAACAAGATATGGGATGACcgatggaaccagatatgggaatTATGGAACCGGAAATATTTTACCGGAAACGGATGTTCGATATAGAGCGTACGTCAAAATGACGGAAGTGGAAATTGTAATCGTTATCGATATTGGTGTGAaggtttattccgctatcttcatcggacaccaaagactagaggtcgtaatcaagatttagctcattgctaataaaatataatttcatgctcgaattttcttcatctttttaaaatgaacccacgcaagatacgggaagtacatacatacataagggagcgtgtgtaaaaatgtccgaaagttaaataaaaagtagcaacgggacaagccaggggagatacttttttagactttgcattaaattgtaatgttatttaatacactacatTAATGTGATgtgattgatttaaaaaaatagcaacataaagcaCAAAACCATgctttaagctgattgccgcacaagttacctcttatcgtagaatcacccatataatgTGCGTAGATACAAACAGTCGGATCATCAACAGCAGTAGTACGAAATATATTCTAACATATTATCTTATACACCAATTCATTCGAAATCATTGAAGACTAGACTTTACTAATCAACTAGTTTCTGAACTTCCTAGAGTCTGAACTACAGGTGTATTACACCATATAAAGACTAAAAACATGTTTAATTTAAATCGtaatcaattttgttttatttcgatCAATCAACAACGTTTACCAAAGAGCAGCAGCCAAAGGGGCAGCAGCATAGTGAGAGAGCACTGGAGCAGCCAAAGGAGCGGCAGCATAGTGGGCAGACACTAATGAAGCGGCCAGAGGAGCAGCGGCGGCATAACGGGCAACAACGGGAGCGGCTACTGGGGCGGCGGCGACAATTGGAGCAGCGGCGATGCCATTGTAGTTGCGGGCGATAACTTGGCTGCTGGTGGCGGTCACAACGGGAGCTGGAGCAGCGACAACAGCGGCGGGAGCAGCGTAAGCCAATGGAGCGGCGGCGAGGAGACCTGGTTTGGCAGCAGCGCAAGCGATGAGGGCGAAGAGTACAACGGCCTGTTTGATAAagaaataaacacaaattaattataacggtattttgaatacttttttgtattgaaaacttacgtatttgaacatttttgatGAGTTTTGGTTGGTTGCTTCTTGACTAATCGTTGGCAAGTGATTAATATCATCGGTTCAGTGAATTCGCCTTTTTATAGTAAGCTCAACTGCATTAACTGTTTcatcattatcattattttaaatatgcatcctcaaatgatataaaaatcataaaaaaagaaacaataaagaGCGTACAAATTACCATTTCCCCTCATTACAA containing:
- the LOC114803516 gene encoding uncharacterized protein LOC114803516, with the translated sequence MFKFTVLLFVLIACVAANPDIIANAPLTYAAPTAVVAAPAPVVTATSSHVIARNYNGIAAAPVVARYAGAAHLPVSLTSPHYVAPFAAASFFW
- the LOC114803522 gene encoding cuticle protein 16.5-like; protein product: MFKYAVVLFALIACAAAKPGLLAAAPLAYAAPAAVVAAPAPVVTATSSQVIARNYNGIAAAPIVAAAPVAAPVVARYAAAAPLAASLVSAHYAAAPLAAPVLSHYAAAPLAAALW